A stretch of the Scyliorhinus canicula unplaced genomic scaffold, sScyCan1.1, whole genome shotgun sequence genome encodes the following:
- the LOC119959380 gene encoding zinc finger protein 585A-like yields MGKPWKCGDCGKEFRSPSGLEIHRRSHTRERTFNCSDCGKSYKNAGGLINHQRVHTREKLFTCSTCGKEFTWESSLTTHQRFHTGEKPYDCSQCGKSFRCSSHLTEHLRVHTGERPFHCSECGQRFTCSSHLTQHKFVHTGERPFVCSVCGKGFIRSTFLLRHQRVHAEEKAFACTECGKSFTRPSSLRDHQQVHIEEKAFICTECGKSFTHACSLQNHQRVHTGEKPFTCAECGKGFALKSQLRSHKLVHTNERPFQCSDCEKSFKSRRDLMKHQRIHSGEKPFICPVCDRGFTDPSNRLKHQRVHM; encoded by the coding sequence ATggggaaaccgtggaaatgtggggactgtgggaaggaattcagatCCCCATCAgggctggaaattcatcgacgtaGTCACACCAGGGAGAGGACTTTCAACTGCTCCGACTGTGGGAAGAGCTATAAGAATGCTGGGGGTCTAATTaatcatcaacgtgttcacacgagAGAGAAgctattcacctgctccacctgtggaaAGGAATTCACCTGGGAATCCAGCCTAACGACACACCAGCgatttcacactggagagaaaccgtacgattgctctcagtgtgggaagagcttCCGGTGTTCATCCCACCTCACTGAACATctacgggttcacactggggagagaccattccacTGCTCTGAGTGCGGGCAGAGATTCACTTGCTCTTCCCATCTCACTCAGCACAAATTTGTCCACACTGGTGAGAGGCCATtcgtctgctctgtgtgtggaaagggattcattaGATCAACATTCCTTCTTAGGCACCAGCGTGTTCACGCTGAAGAGAAGGCATTCGCttgcactgagtgtgggaagagTTTCACTCGTCCATCTAGTCTTCGGgatcaccagcaagttcacattgaAGAGAAAGCATTCAtctgcactgagtgtgggaagagTTTCACTCATGCATGTAGTCTTCAGAATcaccaacgggttcacactggggagaaacccttTACCTGcgctgagtgtgggaagggattcgctttgAAATCGCAGCTTCGGTCACATAAACTTGTTCACACTAATGAGAGACCAtttcaatgttctgactgtgagaagagctttaaaagtagaAGGGATTTGATGAAACACCAGCGAATCCattctggggagaagccgttcatctgcCCCGTGTGTGATAGAGGATTCACTGATCCATCCAATCGTCTgaaacaccagagagttcacatgtga